A genome region from Leptodactylus fuscus isolate aLepFus1 chromosome 6, aLepFus1.hap2, whole genome shotgun sequence includes the following:
- the LOC142209797 gene encoding up-regulator of cell proliferation-like has translation MENLVTSKLKLKDVLSIGPESLKNFSPQKIEEIGWCALRKIMSLNITARNTLVDVPNSESADTAEIDLFAMLNMTETVETHSINPLDIICVLLHCSDSFLQQEITTKMSMCQFAVPLLLPPGHGPNGTLMLWALRDIVKKWRPESLAESKGFMEDNVVNIAMPLLSFVRLGKSKLSKSKTLNQILNPEQQYHSFFIHDNVEGGNQKRRISNGLVEMSWYFPSGKSDIFPEPIAVTNLRGDLESNWEEFLFLSHVSSAMFIFIEDICEREFQLLSKCSIRDTKFYFVVTPAPKRDISKETAMFLKDLLPSLKSDTSCLIVKNKDENEATMTKKIQKKIAEILNNNHKSVKLLDICKDISKFPFVIDENSAECQKASENASIILKEIQDIADYKKKTMKLQRELWKDLSKLQKECCRMKNQGNKDPEKYLDELVGKQNALHKEQYQQQIPRGIKLFIDIMTHGSQEEKHYFLKWMKLKLDAIARKNLSALQAKYKEKINSKSYSLKELKELDQKISDSSLGIEHFLRELGQFYEAECSMVKQNMVKQSQKKFSNLPGIAADLLLNGFPLELIDGDASNIPSHWITDVLTELDKKTGRQCRMRVITVLGVQSTGKSTLLNTMFGLQFPVASGRCTRGAFMTLIKLEESLHKELDCHFILVVDTEGLKAPELASLDESYEHDNELATLVVGLSDITIVNMAMENTVEMKDILQIVVHAFLRMKEVGKKPSCQFVHQNVSDVSAYEKNLRDRKNLLEQLNEMTKIAAKMEKKNGITSFSHVMDYDLEKHNWYIPGLWQGDPPMGPVNLGYSANIFELKKYLFEFMKIQKTQKKPSNVSEFIAWIESLWRAVKHETFIYSFRNSLVAKAYNKLVREYSNWEWDFFKRIHDWSISMENRIKNQFTEVHDGNKNELQNILLEEETKMIALLEGHFDNSEDVNLIEKYREEFKRDIKHLGKELGRNALNKYDETVSIQKGKMEIQNVQNKAQALIEEKITNLLENCKHQNREPSEQEIKQEFEWMWQNTLSELHIESLKRRNVGQSILQQLKNDMSRRGPHINEHLIKVKHLQNNQEKKFRIDISYIDTSIVQKFSFTFARKDLTDVIENFADSLVYMCEEYVKTKVRTSEDYSDAYCKELLHMINAKFQSKHAKNLHYTSLFELDIKLFIFGKASKEFQGLHDRFIQNNDPPLCLEKLKPQYLTTFLSIFKKKDECQTRARRFCDLCLRPALTQYIFTHLGKRIVDDILDNSDNPTFSSRSYFQYTVLEKLLREKSLKQYVEYIDHYEQFSKKWILSYITDTYRSPSHLQPLEESLLTYIVRELKLVLKDGRCLQSNTVQDFLNQFCEMLKAELVIPKTEMNVITFHNMVKVEQFAADIEQCLEDTEKQILSTLESMTIESLLSNLTLHPEDELFRKVLGCGHQCPFCKVPCEAGGSDHKEHFASIHRPDGLGRWRDSKSNMLTHYICTTSVVSDMTFSTPETDWQYHPYKEYRTYYPDWAIQPDPSLEFSDYWKFIFAQFNEKFAEDFEAKPADLPENWKLITQEHALSSLQKTFNIN, from the coding sequence ATGGAAAATTTAGTAACTTCCAAACTGAAATTGAAAGATGTCCTGAGCATCGGACCAGAATCTCTAAAAAACTTCAGTCCtcaaaaaatagaagaaatagGCTGGTGTGCCCTGAGAAAGATCATGTCTCTCAATATTACTGCCAGAAACACTTTAGTCGATGTCCCTAATTCAGAATCGGCAGACACTGCAGAAATTGATCTATTTGCTATGTTAAACATGACGGAGACAGTAGAGACTCATTCTATTAACCCACTTGATATTATCTGTGTTCTTCTTCATTGCTCAGATAGCTTTCTTCAACAAGAGATTACAACAAAGATGTCTATGTGCCAGTTTGCCGTTCCTCTGCTGCTGCCCCCTGGTCATGGTCCTAATGGTACCCTCATGCTTTGGGCATTGAGAGACATTGTGAAGAAATGGAGACCTGAGTCATTAGCAGAGAGTAAGGGGTTCATGGAAGACAATGTGGTGAACATTGCAATGCCATTGTTATCCTTTGTCAGACTTGGGAAAAGCAAATTATCGAAATCTAAAACCCTGAACCAAATTCTCAATCCAGAACAACAGTATCACAGCTTTTTCATACATGACAATGTGGAGGGAGGAAACCAAAAAAGGAGAATATCCAATGGACTTGTTGAAATGTCCTGGTACTTTCCATCTGGTAAATCTGATATTTTTCCTGAGCCCATTGCAGTGACCAACCTACGTGGAGACCTGGAGTCCAACTGGGAAGAATTCCTGTTCTTGAGCCACGTCTCCTCAGCCATGTTCATCTTTATTGAGGATATTTGTGAAAGAGAATTCCAACTGCTGTCAAAGTGCAGTATCCGAGACACCAAGTTTTACTTCGTTGTAACACCAGCTCCCAAACGGGATATCAGCAAAGAGACGGCAATGTTTCTAAAGGATCTTTTACCTTCACTAAAGAGCGATACTTCATGTCTTATTGTGAAgaataaagatgaaaatgaagctaCTATgaccaaaaaaatccaaaagaagATTGCAGAAATTTTAAACAATAATCATAAAAGTGTAAAATTGTTGGATATTTGTAAAGACATCTCAAAATTTCCTTTTGTTATAGATGAAAATTCAGCAGAATGCCAGAAAGCCAGTGAAAATGCAAGCATCATCCTCAAAGAAATCCAGGACATAGCAGATTATAAGAAGAAGACAATGAAATTACAACGAGAGCTCTGGAAGGATTTGTCTAAATTACAAAAAGAATGCTGCAGAATGAAAAATCAAGGAAACAAAGATCCAGAAAAATATCTGGATGAACTGGTGGGAAAGCAAAATGCACTTCATAAAGAACAGTATCAGCAGCAAATACCGAGAGGTATAAAACTCTTCATTGACATCATGACACATGGGTCACAAGAAGAAAAACATTATTTCCTAAAATGGATGAAACTAAAGCTTGATGCAATTGCTCGAAAAAATCTCTCCGCTCTACAAGCTAAATACAAGGAGAAAATAAACAGTAAATCCTACAGTTTGAAGGAACTCAAGGAACTAGATCAAAAGATTTCCGACAGTTCTTTAGGAATTGAACATTTCTTACGTGAGCTGGGACAATTTTATGAGGCTGAATGTTCCATGGTCAAACAAAATATGGTAAAACAGTCTCAGAAGAAATTTTCTAATCTACCAGGAATAGCTGCAGACCTTCTATTAAATGGGTTCCCATTGGAGTTGATTGATGGAGATGCCTCCAACATCCCCTCACACTGGATAACTGATGTCCTGACTGAGCTGGATAAGAAGACTGGAAGACAATgtaggatgagagtgataactgtgTTGGGAGTGCAGAGTACGGGGAAGTCCACTCTTCTCAACACCATGTTTGGTCTACAGTTCCCTGTGGCCAGTGGACGATGCACACGAGGAGCCTTCATGACCCTTATTAAACTGGAAGAAAGTTTACACAAAGAACTGGACTGTCATTTTATTCTGGTGGTGGACACTGAAGGGTTAAAAGCTCCAGAATTGGCTTCTCTTGATGAGAGTTATGAACATGACAATGAATTGGCCACACTAGTGGTTGGGctgagtgacatcaccatagTCAACATGGCCATGGAAAATACAGTGGAAATGAAAGATATTTTACAGATAGTGGTCCATGCATTTCTAAGAATGAAGGAAGTTGGAAAGAAACCGAGCTGTCAATTTGTCCATCAGAATGTGAGTGATGTGTCAGCTTATGAGAAAAATCTGAGAGACAGGAAGAACCTTCTGGAGCAGTTGAATGAAATgacaaaaattgcagcaaaaatggaaaagaaaaatggtATCACATCTTTCAGTCATGTGATGGATTACGATCTTGAGAaacacaactggtacattccgGGACTATGGCAGGGGGATCCACCAATGGGACCAGTAAATCTTGGCTACAGCGCAAACATTTTTGAACTTAAAAAATATTTGTTTGAATTCATGAAAATCCAGAAGACTCAGAAAAAACCATCTAACGTTTCTGAATTTATAGCCTGGATAGAAAGTTTGTGGAGAGCTGTGAAACATGAGACATTCATCTATAGTTTCAGAAACAGTCTGGTGGCCAAAGCTTACAATAAATTGGTCAGAGAGTACTCCAACTGGGAATGGGATTTCTTTAAGAGAATTCACGACTGGTCCATCAGCATGGAAAATCGTATTAAAAATCAGTTCACGGAAGTACATGATGGGAACAAGAATGAGCTCCAGAATATTCTACTGgaagaagaaaccaaaatgattgCATTATTAGAAGGGCATTTTGATAATTCAGAAGATGTTAATCTTATCGAAAAGTACAGGGAAGAGTTCAAAAGAGACATAAAACATCTGGGAAAGGAACTTGGAAGAAACGCTCTTAACAAATATGATGAGACAGTTTCCATTCAGAAAGGAAAGATGGAGATTCAGAATGTTCAGAATAAAGCCCAGGCGCTCATAGAAGAAAAAATAACCAATCTTCTGGAAAACTGCAAACATCAAAATCGTGAACCGAGTGAACAGGAGATCAAACAAGAGTTTGAATGGATGTGGCAAAATACCTTGTCGGAATTGCACATCGAATCATTGAAGAGGCGCAATGTTGGACAATCCATCCTACAACAACTGAAGAATGACATGAGCAGGAGAGGCCCTCATATCAATGAACATTTAATCAAAGTGAAACATTTACAGAATAATCAGGAAAAAAAGTTCAGAATTGACATAAGTTACATTGATACTTCAATAGTTCAaaagttttcttttacttttgcaCGTAAAGATCTTACCGATGTGATAGAAAATTTTGCAGATTCACTGGTTTATATGTGTGAGGAATACGTCAAAACAAAGGTGAGGACGTCTGAAGATTATTCTGATGCATATTGTAAGGAGTTATTGCACATGATAAATGCGAAATTTCAAAGCAAGCATGCAAAAAATCTCCATTACACATCGCTGTTTGAGTTGGACATCAAACTCTTCATATTTGGAAAAGCATCTAAAGAGTTTCAGGGTTTGCATGATCGTTTCATTCAAAACAATGACCCACCGCTATGTCTGGAAAAGTTAAAACCTCAATATTTGACCACATTTCTCAGTATTTTCAAAAAAAAAGATGAATGTCAGACCAGAGCCAGACGcttctgtgatctctgcctcagACCAGCATTAACTCAGTATATATTTACACATCTTGGGAAGAGAATCGTGGATGATATTCTGGACAATTCTGACAATCCAACCTTTAGTAGCAGAAGTTACTTCCAATACACTGTTTTGGAGAAACTACTCAGAGAAAAGTCATTGAAACAATATGTAGAATATATTGATCATTATGAACAGTTCTCCAAAAAATGGATCTTAAGTTATATTACAGATACATACAGGAGTCCATCACATTTGCAGCCTTTGGAAGAAAGTCTTCTTACATACATTGTTCGGGAGCTTAAACTCGTACTAAAGGATGGCCGCTGTCTTCAGTCTAACACTGTTCAAGATTTCTTAAATCAGTTCTGTGAGATGCTGAAAGCAGAATTGGTTATTCCAAAGACAGAGATGAATGTGATCACTTTCCATAACATGGTAAAAGTTGAGCAGTTTGCTGCTGATATTGAACAATGCCTTGAAGACACTGAGAAACAAATCTTATCAACTCTGGAGTCCATGACTATTGAGTCTTTGCTGTCCAACTTGACACTGCATCCTGAAGATGAGTTGTTCAGGAAGGTACTTGGATGTGGACATCAATGTCCATTCTGTAAAGTCCCCTGTGAGGCTGGAGGTAGTGACCATAAGGAGCACTTTGCATCTATCCACAGACCTGATGGTTTGGGAAGATGGAGAGATTCAAAAAGTAACATGTTAACCCATTACATTTGTACTACATCTGTTGTGTCTGACATGACTTTCAGTACCCCTGAAACTGATTGGCAATATCATCCATATAAGGAATATCGCACTTACTATCCAGACTGGGCCATCCAACCTGACCCAAGCCTCGAGTTCTCAGATTATTGGAAATTCATTTTTGCCCAGTTTAATGAAAAATTTGCTGAAGACTTTGAAGCCAAACCAGCTGATCTGCCTGAAAACTGGAAACTAATTACACAAGAGCACGCTCTTTCCAGCTTACAGAAAACATTTAATATAAATTAG